In one window of uncultured Acetobacteroides sp. DNA:
- a CDS encoding GH3 auxin-responsive promoter family protein → MPIINSIVNFLSTKRLKSIDEFRKKPFEAQEAVIRGLVDAAKGTEWGKMHDFAPIRSIEMFQQRSPVQDYNQAKPFIERIRQGEQNLLWPSEICWFAKSSGTTDDKSKFIPVSEESLNNIHFQGGKDTLTVYNYNHPGTQIFTGKGLTLGGSHQIDKLNERAFTGDLSAILIENIPFWADLFRTPSQKVALIPDFEEKMRRIAEEAIPENVTYFAGVPSWNMVLMKFILEQTGKSNLLEVWPNMELFIHGGVSFTPYREQYRRLLPSDSMNYMETYNASEGFFALQDDPNSNDMLLMLDYGIFYEFIPMDRFFEKGITPLTVADVKTGVNYAIVITTNGGLWRYIIGDTVEFTSLYPHKIRITGRTKHYINTFGEELIVDNAEQAIKFACEKTGAIVSEYTAGPVYMDANAKGGHEWLFEFEKEPESLAEFTDALDQALIRLNSDYEAKRFKSITLQLPIVHSVKKGIFYQWLKQNGKLGGQHKVPRLYNSRDYINALLAINITMR, encoded by the coding sequence ATGCCAATAATTAACTCCATAGTAAATTTTCTTAGCACAAAGCGCCTTAAAAGCATCGATGAGTTCAGAAAGAAGCCGTTTGAAGCGCAGGAGGCCGTTATAAGGGGCCTAGTTGACGCGGCAAAAGGCACCGAGTGGGGAAAAATGCACGATTTTGCCCCGATAAGGAGCATCGAAATGTTTCAGCAGCGGTCGCCCGTTCAGGATTATAACCAGGCGAAGCCGTTTATCGAGAGAATTCGCCAGGGAGAGCAGAACTTGCTCTGGCCATCGGAGATCTGCTGGTTTGCAAAGTCGTCGGGGACCACCGACGATAAGAGCAAGTTTATTCCGGTTAGCGAAGAGTCGCTGAACAACATCCACTTTCAGGGTGGAAAGGATACGCTCACCGTCTACAACTACAACCATCCCGGCACGCAGATATTCACAGGCAAGGGATTGACCCTTGGTGGCAGCCATCAGATCGACAAGCTCAACGAAAGGGCCTTCACCGGCGACCTATCGGCCATCCTCATCGAAAATATTCCATTCTGGGCTGATCTTTTCCGTACGCCCAGCCAAAAGGTGGCCCTCATCCCCGATTTCGAGGAGAAGATGCGCCGCATTGCCGAAGAGGCCATCCCCGAAAACGTTACCTACTTCGCCGGGGTACCGTCGTGGAACATGGTGCTCATGAAGTTCATCCTGGAGCAGACCGGAAAGAGCAACCTGCTGGAGGTGTGGCCCAACATGGAGCTCTTCATCCACGGTGGAGTTAGCTTTACGCCCTACCGCGAGCAGTACCGAAGGCTGCTACCCTCCGACTCCATGAACTACATGGAGACCTACAACGCCTCCGAGGGATTTTTTGCCCTTCAGGACGACCCCAATAGCAACGATATGCTGCTGATGCTCGACTACGGCATCTTCTACGAGTTCATCCCCATGGATCGCTTCTTCGAAAAGGGCATTACGCCCCTTACGGTGGCCGATGTGAAGACGGGGGTTAACTACGCCATCGTAATAACCACCAACGGCGGGCTTTGGCGCTACATTATTGGCGACACGGTGGAGTTCACCAGCCTCTATCCTCATAAGATTCGCATCACCGGACGCACCAAGCACTACATAAACACCTTCGGCGAGGAGCTAATTGTCGACAACGCCGAGCAGGCCATCAAGTTTGCCTGCGAAAAGACGGGCGCCATCGTCAGCGAGTACACCGCAGGCCCCGTTTACATGGATGCCAACGCAAAGGGTGGGCACGAGTGGCTCTTCGAGTTCGAAAAGGAGCCCGAAAGCCTTGCCGAGTTCACCGATGCGCTCGACCAAGCCCTCATCCGGCTCAACTCCGACTACGAGGCCAAGCGGTTTAAGAGCATTACCCTGCAACTTCCTATCGTTCATTCCGTAAAAAAGGGTATTTTTTACCAATGGCTCAAGCAAAATGGCAAGCTGGGCGGCCAGCATAAGGTTCCACGCTTGTACAACAGCCGCGACTACATCAACGCACTCTTAGCTATAAACATAACCATGCGCTAA
- a CDS encoding histidine phosphatase family protein: MKKRIYFVRHGETDCNNKNLIQGRGVNAPLNALGQQQAEAFYQHYKLVPFDKVYTSSLQRTHQSMAPLIKSGIPHEILSGFDEMDFGTMEGKAMFDANGAFVLENLFVQWRKNNGDAKVDGGESPNEVQARMKKALEVVLAEKSESNVVVCMHGRALRILMCHLMGQPISQMENFFHPNLSTSIFDYDYGTETFNPVCIASTEHLQALKVCV, translated from the coding sequence ATGAAAAAGCGCATCTACTTTGTTCGCCACGGCGAAACCGACTGCAACAACAAGAACCTTATTCAGGGCAGGGGCGTTAACGCACCGCTCAATGCCCTTGGCCAACAGCAGGCCGAGGCATTCTACCAGCACTATAAGCTTGTTCCGTTCGACAAAGTATACACCTCGTCGCTGCAGCGCACGCACCAATCCATGGCACCGCTGATAAAGAGCGGCATCCCCCACGAAATTCTTTCGGGATTCGACGAGATGGACTTCGGCACCATGGAAGGCAAGGCGATGTTCGATGCCAACGGAGCCTTTGTCCTCGAAAACCTCTTCGTACAGTGGAGAAAGAACAACGGGGATGCAAAGGTTGACGGAGGAGAAAGCCCCAACGAGGTGCAAGCCCGCATGAAGAAGGCGCTGGAGGTTGTCCTAGCCGAAAAAAGTGAGAGCAACGTGGTGGTTTGCATGCATGGTAGGGCGCTTAGGATACTGATGTGCCACCTTATGGGCCAGCCCATCTCGCAAATGGAAAACTTTTTCCATCCCAACCTCTCCACCTCCATTTTCGACTACGACTACGGCACAGAAACCTTCAACCCGGTTTGCATTGCCAGCACCGAGCACCTGCAAGCCCTTAAGGTTTGCGTGTAA
- the pflA gene encoding pyruvate formate-lyase-activating protein: MLNVHSYESMGTFDGPGLRLVVFLQGCNFKCLYCANPDTITPKGGTPTDIEEIVRMAVSQKSFFGKKGGVTVSGGEPTLQAKALIPLFKRLKEENINICMDSNGSIFNNDVVDLLRYVDLVLLDVKHFNSDWHRKITSHENDRTLKMANYLEDNGIKMWIRYVLVPGYSDQEEHMKALGEHFKDFKNVERLEILPYHTLGKHKYEHLNMKYQLEGVPENTPEQLNRAKSILEPYFKLVVVN; this comes from the coding sequence ATGCTAAACGTACATTCATACGAGTCGATGGGAACCTTTGATGGCCCGGGATTAAGGCTGGTTGTTTTCCTTCAAGGGTGCAACTTCAAGTGCCTATACTGCGCCAACCCCGATACCATTACCCCAAAAGGCGGAACACCTACCGATATTGAGGAAATTGTTAGAATGGCCGTTAGCCAGAAGTCCTTTTTTGGCAAAAAAGGTGGTGTTACCGTATCAGGCGGCGAACCTACACTTCAAGCCAAGGCGCTTATTCCGCTGTTTAAAAGATTAAAGGAGGAAAACATCAACATCTGCATGGATAGCAACGGCAGCATATTTAACAACGACGTTGTGGATCTGCTTAGGTATGTTGATCTTGTCCTGCTCGACGTTAAGCACTTTAATTCCGATTGGCATCGCAAAATAACCAGCCACGAAAACGACAGAACCCTAAAGATGGCCAACTATCTGGAGGATAATGGCATTAAAATGTGGATTCGCTACGTGCTTGTTCCTGGATATAGCGATCAGGAAGAGCATATGAAGGCGCTTGGAGAACACTTTAAGGACTTCAAGAACGTGGAACGCCTCGAAATACTACCCTACCACACCCTAGGCAAGCATAAGTACGAGCATCTGAACATGAAGTATCAGCTAGAAGGTGTTCCTGAGAATACTCCTGAGCAGCTGAATCGTGCTAAGAGTATTTTGGAGCCTTACTTTAAGCTGGTGGTGGTAAACTGA
- a CDS encoding sigma-70 family RNA polymerase sigma factor: MLNINSTTIRNRLLRVALRLLGSKDDAEDVAQEVLLKLYQRSDIGELKSVEAYAVTMARNLCLDIKRRSSCHRTVEIEQAANRHDGQTPHTSLERADSYGFVRQTMEELKDTYKMVIHLRDIEELEFDEIATIMDMSENQVRVTLSRARKKLRDALVNSKNFEDGTIGRAAEQVF, from the coding sequence ATGCTCAACATCAATAGCACAACCATACGAAATCGGCTGCTTCGGGTTGCCCTCCGCCTGCTGGGGAGCAAGGACGATGCGGAGGATGTTGCGCAGGAGGTGCTGCTGAAGCTTTACCAGCGAAGCGATATCGGCGAGCTCAAGAGCGTGGAGGCCTACGCCGTGACGATGGCCCGAAACCTTTGCCTCGATATCAAGCGGAGGAGCAGCTGCCACCGAACCGTAGAGATCGAGCAGGCGGCCAACCGGCACGATGGGCAAACGCCCCATACGAGCCTCGAGCGGGCCGATAGCTACGGCTTCGTCCGCCAAACCATGGAGGAGCTGAAGGATACCTACAAGATGGTGATCCACCTGCGCGATATCGAGGAGCTGGAGTTCGACGAGATTGCCACCATTATGGACATGAGCGAGAATCAGGTGCGGGTGACGCTCTCGCGGGCAAGAAAAAAGCTGAGGGATGCCCTCGTAAACAGTAAAAATTTCGAAGATGGAACGATTGGAAGAGCTGCTGAACAGGTATTTTGA
- a CDS encoding M1 family metallopeptidase, with protein sequence MKRKATIATLCLLLSLPLMAQQPKLFVPLNVQRAIDRGTRTADGKPGPKYFQNRSDYSIKATFDPKTGVLEGRETIVYENNSPDSLRSIILRLYPNLFKAGAERQQEVDPADLNSGVALKEIRVNGVPFTPEKLKYAGTNAIIPVKPSVKAKTPVTLDIAWRVSLPNKTQLRMGRYDSTSYYVAYFYPQVAVYDDINGWSTDSYTGLQEFYNDYNNYDVEITLPKHQVAWATGELQNAGDILSEKTLGRIASAKQSDQLVRIATAEDVSSRSILKADGENVWHFKASNVTDFAFGVSDHYVWDATSLEVDPATHRRVLVNAVYKVGSSAGENVAQIAQHSIKRLSESLIGVPYPYPHMTVYEGDFGMEFPMMCNDGPVSDPIQKAFVTSHEVSHSYFPFMVGTNETLYGWIDEGLVTFIPKVIEQEYGNKNAHYYIAAWAKRAMGTSNDVPLSVPSTNLNMATSFMQNYGRAAVGFYFLHDMLGDATFEKVIKEYVTRWQSKHPTPTDLIYTINSVTGKDYSWYWNPWFYEYGYADLALEDVTISGDRVNLAVNKKGLFPVPIKLTVTFADGTTQTISQTAQVWEKSSTWRLKQAFDKKVAKVTLGDDSVPDAFPKNNVSL encoded by the coding sequence ATGAAACGTAAAGCCACCATCGCCACGCTTTGCCTGCTACTTAGCCTTCCGCTAATGGCGCAGCAGCCCAAGCTGTTTGTACCGCTCAACGTGCAGCGGGCCATCGATCGCGGAACGCGCACCGCCGACGGCAAGCCCGGTCCAAAGTACTTCCAAAACCGATCGGACTACAGCATTAAGGCCACGTTCGACCCCAAGACGGGCGTGCTGGAGGGCCGCGAAACCATCGTCTACGAGAACAACAGCCCCGACTCGCTCCGAAGCATCATCCTTCGCCTCTACCCCAACCTCTTTAAGGCCGGGGCCGAGCGCCAGCAAGAGGTTGATCCGGCCGACCTGAACAGCGGCGTAGCGCTAAAGGAAATTCGCGTAAATGGGGTGCCATTTACCCCCGAAAAGCTGAAGTACGCGGGCACCAACGCCATCATCCCCGTAAAGCCAAGCGTAAAGGCCAAAACCCCGGTTACGCTGGATATCGCCTGGAGGGTAAGCCTCCCCAACAAGACACAGCTCCGCATGGGCCGCTACGATAGCACCTCCTACTACGTGGCCTACTTCTACCCCCAGGTGGCCGTCTACGACGATATCAACGGATGGAGCACCGACAGCTACACCGGCCTGCAGGAGTTCTACAACGACTACAATAATTACGATGTGGAGATTACCCTGCCAAAGCATCAGGTTGCGTGGGCAACCGGCGAGCTGCAAAACGCCGGCGACATCCTCTCCGAGAAAACCCTCGGAAGGATTGCCAGCGCCAAGCAGTCCGATCAGCTGGTGCGGATTGCTACCGCCGAGGATGTAAGCAGCAGGAGCATTCTTAAAGCTGATGGCGAAAACGTGTGGCACTTTAAGGCCTCCAACGTCACCGACTTTGCCTTTGGCGTAAGCGACCACTACGTGTGGGATGCCACCAGCCTAGAGGTCGACCCCGCCACCCACCGCCGCGTGCTGGTGAACGCCGTGTATAAGGTTGGCTCATCGGCTGGCGAAAACGTTGCCCAGATAGCGCAGCACTCCATCAAGCGCCTCTCCGAAAGCCTGATTGGCGTGCCCTACCCCTACCCCCACATGACCGTTTACGAGGGCGACTTCGGGATGGAGTTCCCCATGATGTGCAACGACGGTCCAGTAAGCGATCCGATACAGAAGGCATTCGTCACCTCGCACGAGGTTAGCCACAGCTACTTCCCCTTTATGGTGGGCACCAACGAAACCCTCTACGGCTGGATCGACGAGGGGCTAGTAACCTTCATCCCTAAGGTAATCGAGCAGGAGTACGGGAATAAGAATGCCCACTACTACATCGCAGCGTGGGCGAAACGAGCAATGGGCACCTCCAACGACGTTCCGCTATCCGTGCCATCCACCAACCTAAACATGGCCACCAGCTTTATGCAGAACTACGGAAGAGCCGCCGTTGGCTTCTACTTCCTGCACGATATGCTGGGCGATGCCACGTTCGAAAAGGTGATAAAGGAGTACGTCACCCGCTGGCAGAGCAAGCACCCAACGCCAACCGACCTCATCTACACCATCAACTCGGTAACCGGAAAGGACTACTCGTGGTACTGGAACCCCTGGTTCTACGAGTACGGCTACGCCGATCTGGCGCTCGAAGATGTAACCATCAGCGGCGATAGGGTTAACCTAGCGGTTAACAAAAAGGGGCTGTTCCCCGTCCCCATAAAGCTCACCGTCACCTTCGCCGATGGAACCACCCAAACCATCTCCCAAACCGCCCAAGTATGGGAGAAGAGCAGCACCTGGAGATTAAAGCAGGCATTCGATAAGAAGGTTGCGAAGGTAACCCTCGGCGACGATAGCGTTCCAGACGCCTTCCCCAAGAACAACGTTTCCTTATAG
- the pflB gene encoding formate C-acetyltransferase, translating to MDQNIKFNEGVWQAEINVKDFVNKNVTPYEGDASFLSGPSKRTLKIWDICKQALKEESENNGVRKIDNKVVSSITSHKAGYIHQESELIVGLQTDELLKRAMKPYGGIKVVQKACSEHGVEVDPHVLEIFTSYAKTHNDGVFEAYTDEIRLFRSLGFLTGLPDNYARGRIIGDYRRLALYGIDRIIETKKHDLANLGGPMTEHRIRLREEVSEQIKALKQIKELGTIYGLDLSRPACSAQEAVQWVYMAYLSAVKEQDGAAMSLGNVSSFLDIYIEYDLKSGKITEEFAQELIDQFVIKLRMVRHLRMDAYNEIFAGDPTWVTEAIGGRTADGRTKVTKTSFRFLQTLYNLGPSPEPNMTVLWSPSLPENFKHFCAKVSIDTSSIQYENDDLMCETRDSEDYGIACCVSYQEIGKQIQFFGARTNLAKALLLAINEGHCEITGKQVVKGIPALKSEVLDFDEVMANYKIVLKEVARVYNDSMNIIHYMHDKYYYEKAQMALIDTDPKINLAYGAAGLSIVADSLSATKYAKVTPVRDENGLAVKFDIDGDFPYYGNDDDRVDQFAVEIPTYFNSLLKQQPTYKNAEPTLSILTITSNVMYGKKTGATPDGRAKGVAFAPGANPMHGRDTKGAIASLSSVSKLDYDSSKDGISNTFSIIPKSLGVTLEDRLDNLVSMMDGYFSKGAHHLNVNVLNREMLQDAMENPEKYPQLTIRVSGYAVNFVRLTREQQLEVISRSFFEKM from the coding sequence ATGGATCAAAACATCAAATTCAACGAAGGGGTTTGGCAAGCCGAAATCAACGTCAAGGATTTCGTAAACAAAAACGTTACCCCTTATGAGGGAGATGCATCCTTCCTATCTGGCCCCAGCAAGCGAACCCTAAAGATCTGGGACATCTGCAAGCAGGCGCTTAAGGAGGAAAGTGAAAACAATGGCGTTCGCAAAATCGACAACAAGGTGGTATCAAGTATCACCTCGCATAAGGCGGGCTACATCCACCAGGAGAGCGAGCTTATCGTTGGCCTCCAAACCGACGAGCTGCTTAAGCGCGCAATGAAGCCATACGGCGGAATAAAGGTTGTTCAGAAAGCCTGCAGCGAGCATGGCGTTGAAGTTGATCCCCATGTATTGGAGATCTTTACCAGCTACGCAAAAACCCACAACGATGGCGTTTTCGAAGCCTACACCGACGAAATTCGTCTCTTCCGCTCGTTAGGATTCCTTACCGGGCTACCCGATAACTACGCCCGTGGCCGCATCATTGGCGACTACCGCCGCTTGGCGCTTTACGGTATCGACCGTATAATTGAGACCAAGAAGCACGACCTCGCCAACCTAGGTGGCCCAATGACCGAGCACCGCATTCGCCTTCGCGAAGAGGTAAGCGAGCAGATTAAAGCGCTTAAGCAGATTAAGGAGCTAGGCACAATTTACGGTCTCGATTTATCTCGTCCTGCCTGTAGCGCCCAAGAAGCCGTTCAGTGGGTGTACATGGCCTACCTTTCGGCCGTTAAGGAGCAGGATGGAGCCGCTATGTCGCTTGGCAACGTTTCATCTTTCCTCGATATCTACATCGAATACGACTTAAAGAGCGGAAAGATTACCGAAGAGTTTGCCCAGGAGCTCATCGACCAGTTCGTAATCAAGCTGCGCATGGTACGCCACCTGCGTATGGATGCCTACAACGAGATCTTCGCCGGCGACCCAACATGGGTAACCGAGGCAATTGGTGGCAGAACTGCCGACGGCCGTACCAAGGTTACCAAAACCTCGTTCCGCTTCCTTCAAACCTTATACAACCTTGGGCCATCACCAGAGCCTAACATGACGGTGCTCTGGTCGCCTTCGCTTCCCGAGAACTTCAAGCACTTCTGCGCAAAGGTTTCCATCGACACCTCGTCCATTCAGTACGAAAACGACGACTTGATGTGCGAAACCCGCGACTCGGAGGACTACGGTATTGCCTGCTGCGTATCGTACCAGGAAATCGGAAAGCAAATCCAATTCTTCGGCGCTCGAACCAACCTTGCCAAGGCTCTGCTTCTAGCAATCAACGAGGGCCACTGCGAGATTACCGGCAAGCAGGTGGTTAAGGGGATTCCTGCCCTAAAAAGTGAGGTACTTGACTTCGACGAGGTAATGGCCAACTACAAAATCGTGCTTAAGGAGGTGGCCCGCGTCTACAACGACTCGATGAACATCATCCACTACATGCACGACAAGTACTACTACGAAAAAGCGCAGATGGCGCTTATCGATACCGATCCTAAAATTAACCTTGCCTACGGCGCTGCCGGTCTGTCGATTGTTGCCGACTCGCTATCTGCCACCAAGTACGCCAAGGTTACCCCTGTCCGCGATGAAAATGGCCTAGCGGTTAAGTTCGATATCGACGGAGACTTTCCCTACTACGGAAACGACGACGACCGCGTTGACCAATTTGCCGTTGAGATCCCAACATACTTCAACTCGCTTCTGAAACAGCAGCCAACGTACAAGAACGCAGAGCCTACTCTCTCTATCTTAACCATTACTTCAAATGTAATGTACGGAAAGAAGACGGGAGCTACGCCCGATGGCCGCGCTAAAGGCGTTGCTTTTGCCCCAGGGGCCAATCCAATGCACGGACGCGACACGAAGGGAGCAATTGCATCGCTCAGCTCTGTATCAAAGCTCGACTACGACAGCTCTAAGGATGGTATTTCGAACACCTTCTCCATTATTCCTAAATCGTTGGGGGTAACGCTCGAAGATAGACTCGACAACCTTGTTTCGATGATGGACGGCTACTTCTCGAAGGGTGCCCATCACCTTAACGTGAACGTTTTGAACCGCGAAATGCTTCAGGATGCTATGGAGAACCCAGAAAAGTACCCTCAGCTTACCATCCGCGTCTCGGGATATGCCGTAAACTTCGTTCGCCTTACACGTGAGCAACAGCTAGAGGTAATATCGCGCAGCTTCTTCGAAAAGATGTAA
- a CDS encoding rhodanese-like domain-containing protein: protein MGFFSNLFGTAPKVDFKELVARGAIIIDVRTPQEFSTGNIKGSVNIPVSALPHRVGSLSKQKPIIVYCASGSRSASAKGFLDQQGFAEVYNGGSYRALYRHLNE, encoded by the coding sequence ATGGGGTTTTTCAGCAATCTTTTTGGTACAGCACCCAAGGTAGACTTTAAGGAGCTTGTTGCACGTGGAGCAATAATTATTGATGTACGAACTCCTCAGGAGTTTTCTACAGGTAACATAAAGGGATCGGTTAATATTCCCGTTAGCGCTTTGCCCCATCGGGTGGGAAGCCTTAGTAAGCAAAAGCCGATTATTGTATACTGCGCGTCGGGCTCGCGGAGCGCCTCGGCTAAGGGGTTTTTAGATCAGCAGGGATTCGCCGAAGTGTACAATGGTGGCAGCTATCGTGCCCTTTACAGGCATTTAAATGAATAG
- a CDS encoding DUF4252 domain-containing protein, which produces MKKFSIITVLAMVGTMAFTSVASAQCKVEDIFAKYKGDTRCNSVNMSKEMLSVIVKQRGDEEGFNDIKNLSSVRILTVKVPKDNKMYGNSFSFSSGDGTNVYIDDDAITTTSKGDSKDTKEAIEKKVKEKQAQKEADRKKKFDELIVLKQQVSKEVEGCIEASKYTELMSINENGKQVTYYAKQEAEKIKEFIVVTNSNKEYSIIIIKGDDIKIQSVSRLSDIIPSADIDVDYLN; this is translated from the coding sequence ATGAAAAAGTTTTCGATTATTACCGTACTAGCCATGGTTGGTACGATGGCCTTTACCAGCGTCGCATCGGCGCAGTGCAAGGTGGAAGATATATTCGCTAAGTATAAAGGCGATACCCGCTGCAACAGCGTAAACATGAGCAAGGAGATGCTCAGCGTTATCGTTAAGCAGCGTGGCGATGAAGAAGGATTCAATGATATTAAGAATCTCAGCAGCGTGAGAATTCTGACGGTAAAGGTTCCAAAGGATAATAAGATGTACGGTAACTCCTTTTCCTTTTCCTCTGGCGATGGTACTAATGTTTATATCGACGACGATGCCATTACCACAACATCTAAGGGAGACAGCAAGGATACCAAGGAGGCCATAGAGAAGAAAGTGAAAGAAAAGCAAGCTCAGAAAGAGGCCGACCGCAAGAAGAAGTTTGATGAGCTTATCGTCCTAAAGCAGCAGGTGAGCAAGGAAGTCGAAGGCTGCATCGAAGCCTCGAAGTACACCGAGCTGATGAGCATTAACGAAAATGGCAAGCAGGTAACCTACTATGCTAAGCAGGAGGCCGAAAAGATCAAGGAGTTTATTGTGGTAACCAACAGCAACAAGGAGTACAGCATCATCATCATCAAGGGTGACGATATCAAAATCCAATCGGTTAGCCGCCTGAGCGATATTATTCCTAGCGCCGATATCGATGTGGATTATCTAAACTAA